A single region of the Rattus rattus isolate New Zealand chromosome 8, Rrattus_CSIRO_v1, whole genome shotgun sequence genome encodes:
- the Fbxl22 gene encoding F-box and leucine-rich protein 22 has protein sequence MHITQLNRECLLRLFSFLDKDSRKSLSRTCSQLRDVFEDPTLWSLLHFHSLTELKKDNFRLSPALRSLSICWHSSRVQVCSIEDWLKSAFQRSICSQHESLVNDFLLQVCNRCPNLASVTLSGCGHVTDDCLARLLLSCPRLRALRLENCARVTNRTLAAVAAHGRALQTFHVDFCRNVSAAGLLRLRAACPNLILSAEHSAAMIPDQPPRARASPASVFSPAPGRQSAPHPTGSY, from the exons ATGCACATAACCCAGCTCAATCGGGAGTGTCTGCTGCgcctcttctccttcctggaCAAGGACAGTCGGAAGAGTCTCTCCAGGACTTGCTCCCAGCTCCGAGATGTGTTTGAGGACCCCACCCTCTGGTCCCTGCTGCACTTCCATTCCCTCACAGAGCTCAAGAAAGACAACTTCCGGCTGAGCCCTGCACTGCGCAGCCTGTCCATCTGTTGGCATTCCAGCCGTGTGCAAGTGTGTAGCATCGAGGACTGGCTCAAGAGCGCCTTCCAGAGGAGCATCTGCAGCCAGCACGAGAGCCTGGTTAATGATTTCCTCCTGCAGGTGTGCAACAG GTGCCCCAACCTGGCGTCCGTCACGCTTTCGGGCTGCGGCCACGTCACGGATGACTGCTTAGCGCGATTGCTGCTCAGCTGCCCGCGCCTGCGCGCGCTGCGCCTGGAGAACTGCGCGCGCGTTACCAACCGCACGCTGGCGGCCGTGGCCGCGCACGGGCGCGCGCTGCAGACATTTCACGTGGACTTCTGCCGCAACGTGAGCGCCGCCGGCCTGCTCCGCCTACGCGCCGCTTGTCCGAACCTGATCCTGAGCGCGGAACACAGCGCGGCCATGATACCCGATCAGCCGCCGCGTGCGCGCGCGAGCCCTGCTTCGGTTTTCTCGCCTGCACCGGGGAGACAAAGCGCACCTCATCCCACGGGCTCCTATTGA